TACGTTTTTTACTTCGAGAATTGCCATGATCTGGTCCTCACTCGGCTGGGGTGTTGCGTTGTTCGGCGGCGTCCGCTTCCACCGAAGAGGCGTTGCGGTCGCGGCGTCGGAAGATACGGCCGATGCGCTGTCCGCCCTCGACCAGACCGCCGGGCAGGAAGATCACGACCAGCATGAACAGAAGGCCCAGTGTCAGGTGCCAGCCCTTGCCCACGAAGGGGTAGACCAGCGTGACAAGCAGATCGTCGATGCCGTCCGGCAGGAAGGCGAACCATTGCTCCAGGATGCCCTTGTTGATCTTGGAGACGATGTTTTCCATGTACTTGATGAAACCCGCGCCCAGAACCGGCCCGATCAGCGTGCCCGCACCGCCAAGGATCGTCATCAGCACGACCTCGCCGGAGGCGGTCCAGAACATCCGTTCGGCGCCGACCTGCGTATCCATCGCCACCAGAAGCCCGCCTGCGAGCCCCGCGTACATGCCCGAGATCACGAAGGCCGCCAGGGTGTAGGGGCGTGAGTTGAGACCGGTGTAGTTCATCCGCTGCTGGTTGGATTTCACCGCCCGCAGCATCATGCCGAAAGGCGACCGGAAAATGCGGATCGACAGGTAGAACGCCACCAGCATCACGACTGCGGCCACATAGTAGCCCGCGTTGAAGGTGAACACCCAGCCGCCCACCGACAGATCGAACCCGGAGCCCATATCCAGACCGAAGAGGTTGGCGCGCGGCCCTTCGCCGGCGGCCAGTTCGGGGTCCAGTATGCGCGGGTCGGAATACTTTGGCTGCAACCCGGTTTCGCCGCCGGTGATCGGGGTCAGAACCGAATAGGCCAGCGCATAGGACATCTGTGCGAAGGCCAGCGTCAGGATCGAGAAATAGATCCCCGAACGGCGCAGCGAGATCCAGCCCACCAGCAGCGAGAACAGGCCGGCAACAACGATCGACACGATGATTGCCGGGATCACGTTCATGGTCAGCAGTTTCATCATCCAGATCGCCGCGTAGGAGCCGACCCCGAGGAAGGCCGCGTGACCGAAGGACAGATAGCCCGTCAGACCGAAGAGGATGTTGAACCCGATGGCGAAGATGCCGAAGATCACCAGACGCTGCATCAGGTCGGGATAGCCCGCATTGAACTGCGCCATGCCGGACCCTGTCGGGAAGGGGTTGAGGATAAAGGGCGCCGCCAGCGCGAGGATCGCGACGATGATCAGCAGCATGAAGTCTTTGGAGTTGAGTCCGAGCATTGCTTATTCCTCCATCACGCCTTTGCGACCCATGAGGCCACGGGGCCGGGTCAGCAGAATGACGATGGCGACAAGGTAGATGATGATCTGGTTGATGCCGGGCAGGGTCTCGAGCACGATCGCCATGGAGGCGAAGCTTTCGAGGATGCCCAGCAGGAAGCCCGCGAGCACCGCTCCGGGCAGGGAGCCCATGCCCCCGACGACGACCACCACGAAGCTGAGCACGAGGAAGTCCATGCCCATGTTGTAGTTGGGTGAGTTGATCGGTGCATACATCGCACCGGCCATGCCCGCCACGGCGGCGGCAATGCCGAACATGATGGTGAAGCGGCGGTCGATGTTGATGCCCAGCAGGCCAACGGTTTCACGGTCGGCCATACCGGCGCGGACCACCATCCCGAAGGTTGTGAACTGAAGAAAGGCAAAGACCAGGCCGATGATCAATGCGGCAAACGCGAAATAGACGAGCCGCCAGTAGGGGTAGATGATGACGTTCGGGTCCATCCCAAGGGCCGCGCCGAAATCGAACGATCCGGCGAATGCCGCCGGCGCGGGCGTCGGGATCGGGTTCGCGCCGTAGTAATACTTGATGATCTCGGCCAGAACGATGGCAAGGCCGAAGGTCACGAGGATCTGGTCAGCGTGGGGGCGTTTGTAGAAATGCTTGATCAGACCGCGCTCCATGATGAAGCCGATCGCGACCATCACCGGGATCGTGAACAACAGCGACAGGGGAACCGCCCAGTCGATGATCGTCTCGCCCGTGCTCTGGCCGAACCAGTCATAGATATAAGGCACCTCGACCTTGAGCGGATTTCCAAGAAAATCCTTTTGCGTCTCGTCGATGACGATATGGCTGAGCGTCAGCAGCTTGCTGAAGGTCACGGCGCAGAACGCACCGATCATGAACAGCGCGCCGTGGGCGAAGTTGACCACCCCGAGCGTGCCGAAGATCAACGTCAGGCCAAGTGCGATCAAGGCATAGGCCGATCCCTTGTCCAGTCCGTTGAGAATTTGCAGGATGATTGCGTCCATGGATATGCCCCTTCCAATACGCTGTAACGCGGCCGCGTGAGACACGGGCCGGGAGGGACGAAGGGCGACGCGCGTCGCCCTCCGCCTTGTTCAGATGTGAAGCGCCTCAGGCGCCGGCGTTGCAAGACCCGAGGCTGCCACCGGAGAACTGCGGGTGGTCTGGTGCGTAGGTCACCTGCTCGGCGGGTGTGACTTCGACGATTTCGACGAGGTCGAATTCGTTCTCAGGGTTCTCTTTACCCTTCACCACGACAACGTCCTTGAAGCACTGGTGGTCTTCGGCACGGTAGAGTGTCGGGCCGTTGCCCAGACCGTCGAACTCGAAGCCTTCGAGCGCCTCGACCACGGCGCAGGGGTTGAACGATCCCGCACGTGTGACCGCATCGGCATAAAGCATCGTCTGCACGTAGCAGGTGTGCGCCGCCTGGCTTGGCGGGAAGCCGTACTTCTCGCCGAAGGATTGAACGAAGGCGTTGGTGCCGGTGTAGCGCGCGCCCAGTTCGTTCTCGAGTTTCCAGTCCCAGTTCTGCGAACCGAAGATGCCCTTGATGTTCTGGCCCGCACCGCGTGCCATCAGCTCGGAGTAGAGCGGCACGACGATTTCGAACTTCTTGCCGTTCACTTCCTTGTCGCGCAGGCCGAACTGGACAGCGTTGGTCAGCGAGTTTACCATGTTGCCGCCGTAGTGGTTCAGCACCAGCACATCCGCGCCCGACTGGATCACCGGCGCGATATAGGCCGAGAAATCGGTCTGTGTCAGCGGTGTCAGCACGGAGTTGACGGTTTCCCAGCCCATGGCCTCGGTCGAGGAGCGCACGGCCTCTTCGGTTGTGTAGCCCCAGTTGTAATCCGCCGTCAGGTGATACGCCTTGCGGTCGGTACCGTAGGCATTGGCCAGAACGGGCGCCAGCGCGGCACCGGACATGTAGGAGTTGAAGAAGTGGCGGAAGCCGTTGGCCCGCTTGTCCTTGCCGGTTGTGTCGTTGGAGTGGGTCAGACCCGCCATGAAGATCACGCCGGCCTCCTGGCAGAGAGCCTGAACGGCCACGGCCACGCCCGAAGACGAGCCGCCGGAAATCATCACGGCGCCGTCTTTTTCGATCATCGACTTGGCCGATGCGCGTGCGGCGTCGGATTTGGTCTGGGTGTCACCGGTAACGAACTGGACCTTCTTGCCCATGATACCGTTGCCCTCGAGGGCCTTGGAGCTGAACGTCTGCAACATGCCGCCGTCGCCGCCACCGTTCAGGTGCTCGACCGCGAGTTCGAATGCGCGCAGCTCGTCCGCGCCCTCATCCGCGTAGGCACCCGATTGTGGCACGTTGAAGCCCAGCGTGACCGTGTCGCCCTGCGGCGCGTTGGTAAAGCCGGTATGCGCATCGGCGCGCAGATACGTGGGCAGGGCGAGGCTGGCACCGGCAATCGCGCCGGTTCTGAGCAGTCCGCGCCGTGTCGGATTGTAAATTGACATGGAAGTCCTCCCGAAATTTGTCAAACACGCGTCCCGACGTTCTTAGCGGTCGTTGACGCAGGCACATCTTGTGCAGGGGCAGTATTGCGAGGGTCTGGTGTATTCGCAATAAGTCACTTGACCGAAACGATTTGTTTGTAAATAAATCCACATGGAAAATGCGGGATTTGTAAATTTCATGTTGTTGCACCGCAGAAAGCGTCTGTTTTCGGACAACAATACCGTCAGGGTTGCGCATGTCGGCTGAGGCGCAGACCGGCAGCCGCATCCGCGAGCGGCGGGTGATGCTGTCGCTCAAGCAGGCGGAGCTTGCCCGCCGCATCGGAATTTCTGCGAGTTACCTCAACCTGATCGAACACAATCGGCGCAAGATCGGCGGCAAGCTGTTGTTGTCGCTGGCCGATGCGCTGGATGTCGAACCGCAGGCGTTGACCGAAGGGGCGGAGGCCGCGTTGCTGGGCACGCTGCGCGAGGCGGCACTCGCCGCGCATCTGCCGGATGCCGACATCAACCGCGCCGAGGCTTTCGCGGGCCGCTTTCCGGGCTGGGCCGAAGCGCTCGCCGCATCGCAGCGCCGGATCGCTGCGCTGG
Above is a genomic segment from Sulfitobacter sp. HNIBRBA3233 containing:
- a CDS encoding branched-chain amino acid ABC transporter permease, with the translated sequence MLGLNSKDFMLLIIVAILALAAPFILNPFPTGSGMAQFNAGYPDLMQRLVIFGIFAIGFNILFGLTGYLSFGHAAFLGVGSYAAIWMMKLLTMNVIPAIIVSIVVAGLFSLLVGWISLRRSGIYFSILTLAFAQMSYALAYSVLTPITGGETGLQPKYSDPRILDPELAAGEGPRANLFGLDMGSGFDLSVGGWVFTFNAGYYVAAVVMLVAFYLSIRIFRSPFGMMLRAVKSNQQRMNYTGLNSRPYTLAAFVISGMYAGLAGGLLVAMDTQVGAERMFWTASGEVVLMTILGGAGTLIGPVLGAGFIKYMENIVSKINKGILEQWFAFLPDGIDDLLVTLVYPFVGKGWHLTLGLLFMLVVIFLPGGLVEGGQRIGRIFRRRDRNASSVEADAAEQRNTPAE
- a CDS encoding branched-chain amino acid ABC transporter permease, whose amino-acid sequence is MDAIILQILNGLDKGSAYALIALGLTLIFGTLGVVNFAHGALFMIGAFCAVTFSKLLTLSHIVIDETQKDFLGNPLKVEVPYIYDWFGQSTGETIIDWAVPLSLLFTIPVMVAIGFIMERGLIKHFYKRPHADQILVTFGLAIVLAEIIKYYYGANPIPTPAPAAFAGSFDFGAALGMDPNVIIYPYWRLVYFAFAALIIGLVFAFLQFTTFGMVVRAGMADRETVGLLGINIDRRFTIMFGIAAAVAGMAGAMYAPINSPNYNMGMDFLVLSFVVVVVGGMGSLPGAVLAGFLLGILESFASMAIVLETLPGINQIIIYLVAIVILLTRPRGLMGRKGVMEE
- a CDS encoding substrate-binding protein encodes the protein MSIYNPTRRGLLRTGAIAGASLALPTYLRADAHTGFTNAPQGDTVTLGFNVPQSGAYADEGADELRAFELAVEHLNGGGDGGMLQTFSSKALEGNGIMGKKVQFVTGDTQTKSDAARASAKSMIEKDGAVMISGGSSSGVAVAVQALCQEAGVIFMAGLTHSNDTTGKDKRANGFRHFFNSYMSGAALAPVLANAYGTDRKAYHLTADYNWGYTTEEAVRSSTEAMGWETVNSVLTPLTQTDFSAYIAPVIQSGADVLVLNHYGGNMVNSLTNAVQFGLRDKEVNGKKFEIVVPLYSELMARGAGQNIKGIFGSQNWDWKLENELGARYTGTNAFVQSFGEKYGFPPSQAAHTCYVQTMLYADAVTRAGSFNPCAVVEALEGFEFDGLGNGPTLYRAEDHQCFKDVVVVKGKENPENEFDLVEIVEVTPAEQVTYAPDHPQFSGGSLGSCNAGA